Proteins co-encoded in one Sulfuricystis thermophila genomic window:
- a CDS encoding AAA family ATPase, with protein sequence MPEPPLACLQALPDPASVEVRETHISWVLLAGEFAYKIKKPVTLPFLDYGTVEKRRFFCQEELRLNRRFAPELYLAVVDLGGEPAVKMRRFDETQQLDQVCRRGGLTQDHLSRFARELAGFQRGAARAASAFGTPEGVRADALENFDELERLLPAEAALLARLRAWTETEWLRRRGEFQHRHAGGFIREGHGDLHLRNLVLLDDRIVAFDGIEFNADFRCIDVASEIAFTLLDLLDHDQPGLATWLLNEWLVWSGDFAALALLRFYLVYRAMVRAKVAALSGHAAEANGYLAKGLRLTAPPPPRLAITCGPSGCGKTYVTSCRLASAEFLTTVRVRSDVERKRLFGLAPDAASGGTIYTPEANARTYGRLAELAEAILRDGWSVIVDAAFLRRTERDHFRGLAWRLGVPFELIAPQASPDELARRIAARRNDASEATVEVMQQQLRWFEPPGEDERV encoded by the coding sequence ATGCCGGAACCGCCCCTCGCTTGCCTTCAGGCGCTGCCCGACCCTGCCTCGGTCGAAGTCAGGGAGACCCACATCTCCTGGGTGCTGCTCGCCGGCGAGTTCGCCTATAAGATCAAGAAGCCGGTGACGCTGCCCTTCCTCGACTATGGCACGGTCGAGAAACGGCGCTTTTTTTGCCAGGAGGAACTGCGCCTGAATCGCCGCTTCGCCCCCGAGCTCTATCTCGCCGTCGTCGATCTTGGCGGAGAGCCGGCGGTGAAGATGCGCCGTTTCGACGAGACGCAGCAGCTCGATCAGGTCTGCCGCCGCGGTGGATTGACCCAGGATCACCTCTCGCGCTTCGCGCGTGAGCTCGCCGGTTTCCAGCGCGGCGCCGCGCGGGCCGCGTCGGCATTCGGCACGCCGGAGGGCGTGCGTGCCGATGCGCTGGAAAATTTCGACGAGCTGGAGCGTCTGTTGCCGGCCGAGGCCGCCTTGCTCGCCCGGTTGCGCGCCTGGACCGAGACCGAATGGCTGCGCCGCCGCGGCGAATTCCAACACCGCCATGCCGGGGGCTTCATCCGCGAAGGCCACGGCGACCTGCATCTGCGCAATCTGGTGCTGCTCGACGACCGTATCGTCGCCTTCGATGGCATCGAGTTCAACGCCGATTTCCGCTGTATCGACGTCGCCAGCGAAATCGCCTTCACACTGCTCGACCTGCTCGACCACGACCAGCCGGGGTTGGCCACTTGGCTGCTCAACGAATGGCTGGTCTGGAGCGGCGACTTCGCGGCGCTCGCGCTGCTGCGGTTCTATCTCGTCTATCGCGCGATGGTGCGCGCCAAGGTGGCCGCACTTTCCGGCCATGCAGCGGAAGCCAACGGCTATCTGGCCAAAGGATTGCGGCTCACCGCTCCCCCACCCCCGCGCCTTGCGATCACCTGCGGGCCATCGGGCTGCGGCAAGACCTACGTGACCTCGTGCCGTCTCGCCAGCGCCGAGTTTCTCACCACCGTGCGCGTCCGCTCGGACGTCGAGCGCAAACGGCTGTTCGGCCTGGCGCCCGATGCGGCGAGCGGCGGCACGATCTACACCCCAGAGGCGAATGCGCGCACTTATGGCCGGCTCGCCGAGCTCGCAGAGGCGATCCTCCGCGACGGCTGGTCGGTGATCGTCGATGCGGCCTTCCTGAGACGCACTGAGCGCGACCATTTTCGCGGCCTGGCATGGCGTCTGGGCGTGCCATTCGAACTGATCGCACCCCAAGCCTCACCCGACGAGCTCGCCCGGCGCATCGCCGCCCGCCGCAACGATGCTTCGGAAGCGACGGTCGAGGTCATGCAGCAGCAGTTGCGCTGGTTCGAACCTCCCGGCGAGGATGAACGAGTGTAA
- a CDS encoding LysR substrate-binding domain-containing protein: MTLTELRYIVALAREKHFGRAAEKCFVSQPTLSVAVKKLEDELGVILFERGQHEISVTPAGEPIVRQAEKVLAEAARIKELADTAGDPLAGPLRIGAIYTIGPYLLPRLVPLLRQVAPQMPLILQENFTAQLIEALKNCELDVAIVALPVEEPGLVAQAVYDEAFRVLVPARHPWAKEKAIAPRKLLDQPLLMLGRGNCFRDQVLDLCSRAGAGGPQVLEGSSLETIRYMVASNIGVTVMPASAVDELPKNDALLRVRPFVEPTPTRRVGMVWRASFPRHQAIDLLRRALLDCRLPGCTAAK, translated from the coding sequence ATGACGCTAACCGAACTGCGCTACATCGTCGCGCTCGCCCGCGAAAAGCATTTCGGACGTGCGGCCGAGAAGTGTTTCGTCTCCCAGCCGACGCTGTCCGTCGCGGTCAAGAAGCTCGAAGACGAGCTGGGCGTGATCCTCTTCGAGCGCGGCCAGCATGAAATCTCGGTCACGCCGGCCGGCGAGCCGATCGTCCGCCAGGCCGAGAAGGTGCTCGCCGAGGCCGCACGCATCAAGGAGCTCGCCGATACGGCCGGCGATCCGCTGGCCGGGCCCTTGCGCATCGGCGCCATCTATACGATCGGTCCTTATCTGCTGCCGCGGCTGGTGCCGCTGTTGCGTCAGGTCGCACCGCAGATGCCGCTGATCCTGCAGGAAAATTTCACTGCGCAGCTCATCGAGGCATTGAAGAACTGCGAACTCGACGTCGCGATCGTCGCGCTGCCGGTCGAGGAGCCGGGACTGGTGGCGCAGGCCGTCTATGACGAAGCCTTCCGCGTGCTGGTGCCGGCCCGGCATCCCTGGGCCAAGGAAAAAGCGATCGCCCCACGAAAGCTGCTCGATCAGCCGCTGTTGATGCTCGGCCGCGGCAACTGTTTCCGCGACCAGGTGCTCGATCTGTGTTCGCGCGCCGGCGCGGGTGGCCCGCAGGTGCTGGAAGGTTCCTCACTGGAGACGATCCGCTACATGGTGGCCTCCAACATCGGCGTCACCGTCATGCCGGCTTCGGCGGTCGATGAGCTGCCGAAGAACGACGCGCTGCTGCGCGTGCGGCCCTTCGTCGAGCCGACGCCGACACGCCGCGTCGGCATGGTCTGGCGGGCGAGTTTCCCGCGCCATCAGGCGATCGACCTGTTGCGCCGCGCGCTGCTCGATTGCCGGCTGCCGGGATGCACCGCGGCGAAATAG
- a CDS encoding Dps family protein, producing the protein MDIGISDADRAKIAQGLSRLLADSYTLYLMTHNFHWNVTGPMFNTLHLMFMQQYTEQWNALDIIAERIRALGHPAPGTYREFVKLASIKEVEGVPKATEMIRLLVDAQEATARTARSMIPLVEKANDQPTLDILTQRLEIHEKTAWMLRSLLEE; encoded by the coding sequence ATCGACATCGGTATCTCGGACGCCGACCGCGCGAAGATCGCCCAGGGGCTGTCGCGTCTGCTCGCCGACAGTTACACGCTCTACCTGATGACACACAACTTCCACTGGAACGTCACCGGGCCGATGTTCAACACCTTGCATCTGATGTTCATGCAGCAATACACCGAGCAGTGGAATGCACTCGACATCATCGCCGAACGCATCCGCGCGCTGGGCCACCCCGCCCCCGGCACCTATCGCGAGTTCGTCAAGCTCGCCTCGATCAAGGAAGTCGAGGGTGTGCCGAAAGCGACCGAGATGATCCGGCTGCTGGTCGATGCGCAGGAAGCCACGGCGCGCACCGCGCGGAGCATGATCCCGCTCGTCGAGAAGGCCAACGACCAACCGACGCTGGACATCCTGACCCAGCGGCTGGAGATTCACGAGAAGACCGCCTGGATGCTCAGAAGCCTGCTGGAGGAATGA